The genomic window GCGCGGCGCTCGCGCGCGGGGTGACGGTGCGGGTGGGGGTGGACCTCGCCACCGGGGCGGTGGTCGCCGAGGCCGGGGGAGAGGGCCGGGACACGCTGTGGCGGGACACCCTTCCCCTCGCCCCGGGAGGGCGGCTGGCGGGAGGGCGGGAAGGGTGGGCGGAGGCGGTCTTCGGCGCCGCCGGGCGGGCGCGCGCCGACCGGGTCCTGATCACCGACGAGGGAGGCCGCTATGAGGTTCGCGTCGATCCCTGGACGGGAGACGCCGAGGCGCGGCGCTTCTGAGTCCGGCTTCACGCTGCTGGAGGCGCTGGTCGCGCTCGCGATCCTGGGGCTGGCGCTCGTTCCGCTCCTCGGGGTCTTCTCGGCCGGGCTGGGCACGCACGGACGGGTGGAGGAGTCGCTGGAGGCCGTGGCGCTCGCGGAGGCCCGGATGAACGAGCTGGCGCTCGTCCCGCCGGACTCGGTGGCGCGGTACCTGGAGCCGAAGAACGGCACCTTCCCGGCTCCGTTCGAGCGCTACCGCTGGCGGGTGCTGATGCGCCCCCTCCCGGACGCACCCGCGCTCCTCCGCGCGGCGGTCCTGGTGGAATGGACGGGAGGGGAGTACGCCCTGGAGACCGTCTTCTACCACCCCGAGCTGCGCCCCGACGGGGTGGGGAGGTTCCGCCGGTGAGGGGGCGGGGCGGGTTCACCCTGGTGGAGGTCCTGGTCGCGCTGGTGGTGGCCGGGCTCGTGGTGGCCGGGGCGTACGGGGTGCTCGGCGGGGCGGTGGACGCGCGCGACCGGCTCCGCGCGGCGCGGCAGCCGGTCCTGGAGGGGGCGGCGATGCGGGGGGCGCTGGACGCCTGGCTCCGCTCCGCGGCTCCGGTGGAGGGTGCCGGACCGTTCCTGGGGGTGGACGGCCGGAGCGGCAGGGTGCCGCGCGACGCGGTGTGGTTCGGGGTGCCGGACGGCGGCGCGCTCCACCGGGGTCCGCACCGGCTGCACCTGGGGATCGACCGGGAGGGTGCGGGGCTGGTGGTGGAGATCGCCGCGATCCGGATGGGACAGGTGCAGCAGCCCGAGACGCTGGCGGTGGCCCCTGGAATTACCGGGATGTCGCTGCGCTACCGCACACGGAGAGGGGGGCGCGAGCTATGGCTGGAGAGCTGGATGTCCGAAGACACGGTGCCGGACGCGGTGGAGCTGCGCCTCGTCCCCGCGCCGCAGGCGGTCCGGGGAGCCGAGGGGCGGGCGCTGCCGCCGCTGCTCACCCTTCCCCTGGTGGTGCCTCTCCGCGCGGAGCCGAGGGATGAGGCGCCCTGACCGGCGGGGGTTCGCCCTGATCGCGATCCTCTGGGTGCTGCTCCTGGTCAGCGCCCTCGCCCTCGACTTCCAGACGGTCGTGCAGGGCGACCGGAGGCTGGCGGTCAGCGCCCGCGCGGACGCCCGGGGGCGGTGGGCGGCGCGGGCGGGGCTCGCCCGGGGGGTCGCGGCGCTGGACGAGCTGCTCGCCTCGGACACCGCCACGGTCGCGCTGGGCTCCACGCGGTTCGCGGTGCTCCCTCCGCTGAGCTTCGAGCTGGAGGGGGTGGAGGGGGTGGTGACGGTGGTGGACGCGCGCTCGCGGGTCCACCTCAACCTGGCCGGGCCCGAGGAGCTGACCGCCCTGTTCGAGGGGATCGGGTACTCGGGCCCGGACGCCGCCACCCTGACCGACCAGATCCTCGACTGGCGCGACGCCGACGGCCTCCGGCGGCTCCGGGGTGCGGAGCGCGCCGAGTACGCCGCCCTGGGTCCGCGGCCCGGCCCGGGGAACGCTCCCTTCCTGGAGCTGGAGGAGCTGCAGCGCGTCTCGGCGGTGTCGCCCGCGGTCTACCAGCGCATCGCCCCGTACCTGACGGTGGCGGGGGACGGACGGATCAACCTGAACAACGCGTCCGCCGCGGCGCTGCGCACCCTCCCCGGGATCGACGGGGTGCTGGCGGAGAAGATCGTGGAGATGCGGGAGCGGGCGCCCTTCCAGCACCCGTTCGACCTGCTGGCGCGGCTCCCGGGGCCGCTGCGGCGGCCGCTCCAGGAGGCGTTCCCCCGGTTCACGGAGCGCGCCGCCTTCGGGCCGCGGGAGGTGGAGGTGGTGGTGGTGGCCGCACCGGCGGGGGCGCCGCTCCGCAGCGAGCTGAGAGCGGTCGCCACCCTGGCCGGGGGAAGGGCCCTGTCGGTGAAGCGGGTGGAGGAGCGGTGACGCCCGGCGCGCACGCCCGCGCGAGGGCGACTGTGGAGCACCCGGCCGGCCCCGCCCTGGTGCCGCGCGGCCGGTCACCTGGACTGGAGCGTCCGGATCCTATGCACTACGAAACTGAGCGGAACGGTTCGCGATTCGCGGTGGCGCCCGAGGCGGCGCGGACGCAGATCATCGGAAGGAGCCCCGAGCTCCTCGAGGCCGTCGAGCTGATGCTGCGGGTGGCGGACTGCAGCGCCACCGTCCTGATCCAGGGGGAGAGCGGAACGGGGAAGGACCTGCTGGCACGGGTGCTCCACGAGAACAGCGACCGGGCGGCCGGGCCCTTCCTGGCGATCAACTGCGCGGCCATCCCCGAGAGCCTGCTGGAGTCCGAGCTGTACGGTCACGAGAGAGGCGCCTTCACCGGGGCCAACGTCCGGCACGTGGGCCGCTTCGAGCGGGCCACCGGCGGCACCCTGTTCCTGGACGAGATCGGGGACATGACCCTG from Longimicrobiaceae bacterium includes these protein-coding regions:
- a CDS encoding prepilin-type N-terminal cleavage/methylation domain-containing protein, whose product is MRFASIPGRETPRRGASESGFTLLEALVALAILGLALVPLLGVFSAGLGTHGRVEESLEAVALAEARMNELALVPPDSVARYLEPKNGTFPAPFERYRWRVLMRPLPDAPALLRAAVLVEWTGGEYALETVFYHPELRPDGVGRFRR
- a CDS encoding prepilin-type N-terminal cleavage/methylation domain-containing protein translates to MRGRGGFTLVEVLVALVVAGLVVAGAYGVLGGAVDARDRLRAARQPVLEGAAMRGALDAWLRSAAPVEGAGPFLGVDGRSGRVPRDAVWFGVPDGGALHRGPHRLHLGIDREGAGLVVEIAAIRMGQVQQPETLAVAPGITGMSLRYRTRRGGRELWLESWMSEDTVPDAVELRLVPAPQAVRGAEGRALPPLLTLPLVVPLRAEPRDEAP
- a CDS encoding helix-hairpin-helix domain-containing protein, with protein sequence MRRPDRRGFALIAILWVLLLVSALALDFQTVVQGDRRLAVSARADARGRWAARAGLARGVAALDELLASDTATVALGSTRFAVLPPLSFELEGVEGVVTVVDARSRVHLNLAGPEELTALFEGIGYSGPDAATLTDQILDWRDADGLRRLRGAERAEYAALGPRPGPGNAPFLELEELQRVSAVSPAVYQRIAPYLTVAGDGRINLNNASAAALRTLPGIDGVLAEKIVEMRERAPFQHPFDLLARLPGPLRRPLQEAFPRFTERAAFGPREVEVVVVAAPAGAPLRSELRAVATLAGGRALSVKRVEER